From one Aquicella lusitana genomic stretch:
- the rocD gene encoding ornithine--oxo-acid transaminase: protein MANPVIERERLYGAHNYEPLPVVLTRGEGVYVWDDAGKRYIDMMSAYSAVSHGHCHPRLVKVLKEQAEQLNIVSRAFYTDKLGPFLERVCELTGFEKALPMNTGAEAVETALKAARKWAYSVKGVEADQAEVIACAGNFHGRTITVVSMSTEPQYRAGFGPFTPGFKIIPYGDVSALENAITPRTAAFLVEPIKGEGGIVVPPEGYLKACEAICRQHNVLMICDEIQTGLGRTGKLLAYQHEAIQPDGVVLGKALGGGILPVSLFLTRREVMDVFTPGDHGSTFGGNPLAAAVGKAALDLLMEDQLIERAARMGDYFQAQLKRLVSPLIKDVRGKGLLIGLEIDEKYPARILCLKLLQHGVLTRDTHGTVIRFAPPLIITEEQIDTAVSALQKVLAEADAEVKEKQ from the coding sequence ATGGCCAACCCGGTTATTGAACGTGAACGTTTATATGGCGCACATAATTACGAACCGTTGCCGGTGGTGTTAACACGCGGTGAAGGCGTGTATGTGTGGGATGATGCGGGCAAGCGTTATATTGACATGATGAGCGCTTATTCAGCGGTGAGTCATGGTCATTGTCATCCCAGGCTTGTTAAAGTTTTAAAAGAGCAAGCAGAGCAGCTGAATATTGTTTCCCGTGCTTTTTACACGGACAAATTGGGTCCTTTTCTCGAACGCGTCTGCGAACTCACTGGATTTGAAAAAGCATTACCGATGAATACCGGCGCAGAAGCGGTTGAGACAGCCTTAAAAGCGGCACGCAAGTGGGCATACTCAGTGAAGGGGGTGGAAGCGGATCAAGCGGAAGTTATTGCTTGTGCCGGTAATTTTCATGGCCGCACCATTACGGTGGTGAGTATGTCGACGGAGCCCCAATATCGTGCCGGTTTTGGTCCGTTTACACCGGGCTTTAAGATTATTCCCTATGGCGATGTGAGCGCACTCGAGAACGCAATCACGCCGCGCACAGCTGCTTTTTTAGTCGAACCCATAAAAGGGGAAGGCGGCATTGTGGTACCGCCGGAAGGTTACCTCAAAGCCTGTGAGGCGATTTGCAGACAACACAATGTGCTTATGATTTGCGATGAAATCCAGACAGGTCTTGGCAGAACAGGCAAACTGCTGGCTTATCAGCATGAGGCTATTCAGCCTGATGGTGTGGTGCTAGGCAAAGCGCTGGGCGGGGGGATTTTACCCGTTTCGCTGTTTTTAACACGCAGAGAAGTGATGGATGTCTTTACGCCGGGAGATCATGGCAGTACTTTTGGCGGTAATCCACTGGCTGCCGCGGTAGGAAAGGCGGCGCTGGACTTGTTGATGGAAGACCAGTTAATAGAACGTGCTGCCCGCATGGGTGATTATTTCCAGGCGCAGCTTAAACGTCTCGTTTCACCCCTTATCAAAGACGTGCGCGGAAAAGGATTATTGATTGGCCTTGAGATAGATGAGAAATATCCGGCGCGCATACTCTGCCTTAAATTGCTGCAGCACGGCGTGCTGACACGTGACACCCATGGCACCGTCATACGTTTTGCGCCGCCGCTCATTATTACGGAAGAACAGATTGATACCGCAGTGAGTGCGCTTCAAAAAGTATTGGCAGAAGCCGACGCGGAAGTGAAAGAAAAGCAATAA
- the rlmD gene encoding 23S rRNA (uracil(1939)-C(5))-methyltransferase RlmD: MNQNVKLDRQKENTTVEVHSLSHDGRGIGTVNQKTTFISGALPGETVSYKMTQKRSHYNEAETLAILHASTERTIPPCPHFGVCGGCSLQHMSIDTQIALKQQTLLEQLKHFGHVSPETLLAPLHAGSTGYRRKARLGVKYVIKKEKMLVGFREKSSRYLADLDGCAVLHPKVGEQFHVLQQLVRSLEHYQQIPQIEVAIGDEDAALVFRHLKPLSETDRKKLWEFGKDYQFHIYLQPNPPAPVEKLWPDDSHARLTYRLPHEGLEFLFHPLDFIQINLEMNRLMVQQAMDLLDLQPNETVLDLFCGIGNFTLPMARRARHVTGIEGSIDMVARAYDNAVHNHLPNADFYAANLEEPPAQAPWIHSSYDKILLDPPRAGAKAILPHFKQFAAKRIVYVSCNPATLARDAGELVHNHGYTLKQAGMMNMFPHTSHIEAMAVFDK, translated from the coding sequence ATGAATCAAAATGTAAAACTTGACAGACAAAAAGAAAACACTACCGTTGAAGTCCATTCTCTCAGTCATGATGGCCGCGGCATCGGGACAGTGAATCAGAAAACTACCTTTATCAGTGGCGCGCTTCCTGGAGAAACCGTTTCCTATAAAATGACACAAAAGCGTAGTCACTATAACGAAGCCGAAACACTGGCCATTCTCCATGCCTCTACTGAACGAACCATTCCACCCTGCCCTCATTTTGGCGTCTGTGGCGGTTGCAGCCTGCAGCATATGAGCATTGATACCCAGATTGCACTCAAGCAGCAAACGCTGCTGGAGCAGTTAAAACACTTTGGCCATGTTTCACCCGAAACGCTGTTAGCACCGCTTCATGCTGGCAGTACGGGATATCGCCGCAAAGCACGACTGGGTGTGAAATATGTCATCAAGAAAGAAAAAATGCTGGTAGGCTTCAGGGAAAAATCGAGCCGTTATCTCGCAGACCTTGATGGCTGTGCAGTACTGCATCCCAAAGTGGGTGAACAATTTCATGTCTTGCAGCAACTCGTTCGTTCACTGGAACACTATCAGCAGATTCCACAAATTGAAGTCGCCATCGGCGATGAAGACGCTGCGCTGGTTTTCAGACATTTAAAACCACTTTCTGAAACAGACCGGAAAAAACTTTGGGAGTTTGGAAAAGATTATCAATTTCACATCTACTTACAGCCTAATCCTCCAGCACCAGTTGAAAAATTATGGCCGGATGACAGCCATGCGCGACTGACATATCGTCTGCCCCATGAAGGACTCGAGTTCTTGTTTCATCCACTGGATTTTATCCAGATCAATCTGGAAATGAACCGCCTGATGGTACAGCAAGCGATGGATCTCCTTGACTTGCAGCCGAATGAAACTGTCCTTGACCTATTCTGTGGTATTGGCAACTTTACCCTACCCATGGCCCGCCGGGCTCGTCATGTCACGGGTATCGAAGGCAGCATTGACATGGTTGCCCGGGCCTATGATAATGCGGTACATAATCACCTCCCCAATGCCGATTTCTACGCGGCCAACCTGGAAGAGCCTCCTGCACAGGCGCCATGGATACACTCCTCTTACGATAAAATTCTCCTCGACCCACCGCGTGCAGGTGCAAAAGCGATATTGCCCCATTTTAAACAGTTTGCGGCAAAGCGGATTGTATATGTTTCCTGTAATCCCGCTACGCTCGCGCGTGATGCGGGCGAGCTGGTGCATAACCATGGCTACACACTCAAACAGGCAGGAATGATGAATATGTTTCCACACACTTCGCATATTGAAGCCATGGCCGTGTTTGATAAATAA
- the ttcA gene encoding tRNA 2-thiocytidine(32) synthetase TtcA, with translation MYIIRPHKSQRGRRVLAKLEELEKKLLHYTGKAIADFNLIQHGDRIMVCLSGGKDSFTLLRILQLLQRRARVDFELFAFTLDQAQPGWNDQALRAWLDEHQIAHEILTRDTYSIVKEKIPEGQTYCSLCSRLRRGIIYRYAEEKGFNKIALGHHRDDLIRTLLMSILYNGEIRSMPPKLLSDNKKHIVIRPLVYCQENDISAFAKAMAFPIIPCNLCGSQENLMRKRVKTLIDQLAEENPKVPSNILHALSAIKPSQLMDKKFWDFKNLESQKDNLFEEDQGETSGSCGMEVFNL, from the coding sequence ATGTATATAATTCGACCTCATAAATCACAAAGGGGGAGGCGTGTCTTGGCGAAGCTGGAAGAATTAGAAAAAAAGCTGCTGCATTACACTGGAAAGGCGATCGCTGATTTTAACCTGATCCAACATGGCGATCGGATCATGGTCTGTCTCTCTGGTGGTAAGGATTCATTTACGCTACTGCGTATTTTGCAATTGCTGCAGCGCAGGGCGCGCGTGGATTTTGAACTGTTTGCCTTTACGCTGGACCAGGCGCAGCCGGGTTGGAATGATCAGGCGCTTAGAGCCTGGCTGGATGAACACCAGATAGCACACGAGATTCTCACGCGTGATACCTATTCCATCGTAAAAGAGAAAATTCCGGAGGGCCAGACATACTGCTCACTCTGTTCGCGGCTTCGTCGCGGTATTATCTACCGTTATGCAGAAGAAAAAGGATTTAACAAAATCGCATTGGGTCATCATCGCGATGATTTGATCCGCACACTGCTTATGTCCATTTTATATAATGGCGAAATCCGCTCCATGCCGCCGAAATTATTAAGTGATAATAAAAAGCATATCGTCATTCGCCCGTTGGTTTACTGTCAGGAAAATGATATCAGCGCATTTGCCAAAGCAATGGCTTTTCCCATTATTCCATGTAATCTCTGCGGTTCGCAGGAAAACCTGATGCGCAAGCGCGTCAAGACGCTTATTGACCAACTGGCCGAAGAAAATCCCAAAGTGCCAAGCAATATTCTTCATGCCTTGAGTGCTATCAAACCTAGCCAGCTAATGGATAAAAAGTTTTGGGATTTTAAAAATCTTGAAAGTCAGAAAGACAATTTATTCGAAGAAGATCAGGGAGAGACAAGCGGCAGCTGTGGCATGGAAGTTTTTAATCTCTGA
- a CDS encoding sugar porter family MFS transporter: MNHTKNKTFLFWIACLVSLGGILYGYDIGVISGALLFIQNSIPMTDTQTGIIVGAVLAGGLAGTLLAGPVGDRYGRRFLILLSSVIFMLGVCLILLAHSFLMMLYARLLLGVGVGVVAVAVPLYVAEIVPAQDRGKYMTFFQLLLTFGIVLAYVVDLIFTSTGNWRAMFAVVLVPALILFLGMLFLPETPRWLMANNHPHRARDVLLQIRPSAEEVEKDMQLIQSSLRQTQGSWLELFSRQFWVPTLIAVGIAIFNQLTGINSFLQYAPLILKNAGIGSDMVTMIGSAGIGLLNFLCTIVAIALIDTLGRRPLLLTGVAGVMVSECYLGAVQYLGQDPFITGLLSLAGLFAFIVFFAIGPGVVVWLAISELFPTRVRGKGIAFCLFFNSLASTVLATFFLSLSHTLGMSQTYWLFAFFTLAYFLIAFFLLPETKTKSLEEIQFHFEKKHALAADIDK, encoded by the coding sequence ATGAATCACACTAAGAATAAGACATTTCTGTTCTGGATTGCCTGCCTGGTGAGCTTAGGTGGCATTCTTTATGGTTATGATATTGGTGTTATTTCTGGTGCGCTGCTTTTTATTCAGAACAGCATTCCTATGACGGATACGCAGACAGGCATTATCGTGGGTGCCGTATTGGCAGGCGGGCTGGCGGGAACGCTGCTTGCGGGGCCAGTGGGGGATCGCTACGGCCGGCGTTTTCTTATTCTGCTTTCCAGTGTGATCTTTATGCTGGGTGTGTGCCTGATTTTGCTGGCTCATTCTTTTCTGATGATGCTCTACGCACGTTTATTGCTTGGTGTGGGGGTAGGTGTGGTCGCAGTCGCGGTGCCCTTATATGTCGCTGAAATTGTGCCGGCACAAGACCGGGGCAAATACATGACTTTTTTTCAGCTCCTCCTGACGTTTGGCATTGTGCTCGCCTATGTGGTTGATCTGATATTTACTTCTACCGGCAACTGGCGCGCGATGTTTGCAGTGGTGTTGGTGCCAGCGCTGATTTTATTTCTTGGCATGTTATTCCTGCCCGAAACACCGCGGTGGTTAATGGCTAACAACCATCCTCATCGTGCGCGCGATGTGCTTTTGCAAATCCGGCCTTCAGCGGAGGAAGTAGAAAAAGACATGCAGCTTATTCAATCCAGTCTGCGACAGACACAAGGTTCGTGGCTAGAATTATTTTCACGTCAATTTTGGGTGCCTACGCTGATTGCGGTTGGTATTGCCATTTTCAATCAGCTAACGGGTATTAATTCTTTTCTACAGTATGCTCCACTTATTTTGAAGAATGCCGGTATTGGTTCAGACATGGTGACAATGATCGGCTCTGCCGGTATTGGTCTGCTGAATTTTCTCTGCACTATTGTTGCGATTGCGCTGATTGATACGCTTGGCAGGCGGCCGCTGCTGCTAACGGGCGTTGCAGGAGTAATGGTTTCCGAGTGTTATTTGGGTGCAGTTCAATATCTTGGGCAGGACCCTTTCATTACAGGTCTGCTTTCCCTGGCGGGACTTTTTGCATTCATTGTGTTTTTTGCCATCGGCCCGGGGGTGGTGGTCTGGCTTGCTATTTCAGAATTGTTTCCAACACGGGTGCGCGGCAAAGGAATCGCTTTTTGTCTGTTCTTTAATTCACTGGCTTCCACGGTGCTCGCGACATTTTTCCTATCGCTTTCACACACGCTGGGCATGAGCCAAACCTATTGGCTATTTGCTTTCTTTACGCTTGCGTATTTTCTCATCGCCTTCTTCCTGCTACCTGAAACTAAAACCAAATCGCTGGAAGAGATTCAGTTTCATTTTGAAAAGAAACATGCGCTAGCGGCCGATATTGATAAATAA
- the folD gene encoding bifunctional methylenetetrahydrofolate dehydrogenase/methenyltetrahydrofolate cyclohydrolase FolD has protein sequence MTAQLIDGKAVAAELKAHIREQIKAKIMEGKRPPGLAVILVGEDPASSIYVRNKREACEQVGIHSIYHHLSADIKEEELIALIHALNHDKKVDGILLQLPLPRQIDANKVLDCIDPQKDVDGFHAYNLGRLAQRRPLLRSCTPYGIMLLLDHIHQQYKGKHAVIVGASNIVGRPMALELLIAGSTVTVCHRFTHDLPYFVRQADILVSAVGKPEIIKGEWIKEGATVVDVGITRREDGSLAGDVEFEAARKRAAWITPVPGGVGPMTVAVLLHNTLRAAGYINSHQDDFGLR, from the coding sequence ATGACCGCCCAATTGATTGATGGAAAAGCCGTCGCCGCCGAACTCAAAGCCCATATCCGTGAGCAAATCAAAGCAAAGATCATGGAAGGCAAACGGCCGCCCGGACTTGCCGTCATTCTGGTCGGCGAAGATCCGGCCTCCAGCATTTATGTTCGCAATAAACGTGAAGCTTGCGAACAAGTAGGCATCCATTCCATTTATCATCATCTTTCCGCAGATATCAAAGAAGAAGAATTGATCGCACTCATCCACGCGCTCAATCACGATAAAAAAGTAGACGGGATTTTATTGCAGCTCCCTCTGCCCCGCCAGATTGATGCGAACAAAGTCTTAGACTGCATCGATCCACAAAAAGATGTAGACGGTTTTCATGCGTATAATCTGGGACGGCTTGCCCAACGGCGGCCGCTGTTAAGGAGCTGCACGCCCTATGGCATCATGCTGCTGCTTGATCACATTCATCAGCAATACAAGGGAAAACATGCGGTCATTGTCGGCGCATCGAATATTGTAGGTCGGCCAATGGCGCTTGAATTGCTGATCGCGGGCTCAACTGTCACCGTATGCCATCGCTTTACCCACGATTTGCCTTACTTTGTAAGGCAGGCCGATATTCTGGTCTCCGCTGTCGGCAAACCTGAAATAATCAAAGGTGAATGGATTAAAGAAGGAGCCACAGTCGTGGATGTGGGTATTACCCGCCGTGAAGACGGCAGTCTCGCGGGCGATGTGGAATTTGAAGCAGCGAGGAAAAGGGCCGCTTGGATCACGCCTGTACCCGGCGGCGTGGGCCCCATGACAGTCGCTGTTTTATTGCATAACACTCTCCGCGCTGCGGGCTACATAAATTCACATCAAGACGACTTTGGCTTACGCTAA
- a CDS encoding peptide MFS transporter has protein sequence MSQTRTKKTFYQKYQDVMPTGAGALFLIQIFATLGFSVLYSTLILYATQGLHMNDLTATSITGSFVALNYFLHLLGGYMGGRFMSYRSLFGVAMLLQVTGCVLISVPDTSYLLWGLSFFLAGSGLNVTCINCMVTQLFEPDDKRREAAFLWNYSGMNIGFFVGFTIGGYFHLHQAYHQLFLLSALGNLIALVLTLYNWKLLKDRDTTFVDAVDAAKKKARLIGIGIVIALVFALRGLLNQTALSNQLILIIGAAMLALIIVLTLKQPGHAEKNKMSAYIILALASLIFWALYQLAPMGLNLFIERNVDRHFLGILIAPQWVQNINTVVIIFGGPLLSVVFSNMRERGININIPLQFSFALLLIGIAFAILPVGIGMANAQGYTNFNWVLVSYVLQSVGELFISPIGYAMVGQLAPLRLRGLMMGMWMMITGVAAILSDHFSKMALGSTESIDPLVTNASYSHTFGMLGWSAIVIGIALLAATPVVARLTQEKKSIAFKTDLKLQEDAAG, from the coding sequence ATGAGTCAGACAAGAACTAAAAAAACCTTTTACCAAAAATACCAGGATGTCATGCCAACTGGCGCTGGCGCCCTGTTTCTGATCCAGATTTTTGCAACGCTGGGCTTCAGTGTGCTTTATTCAACCCTGATTTTATATGCTACTCAAGGCCTGCACATGAATGATCTGACAGCCACCAGCATTACGGGTTCGTTTGTGGCGCTGAACTACTTCCTCCATCTGCTGGGCGGCTACATGGGCGGACGGTTCATGAGCTATCGCAGCCTGTTTGGCGTGGCCATGCTGCTGCAGGTCACCGGCTGTGTACTGATTTCGGTTCCTGACACTTCCTATCTGCTATGGGGGCTCTCATTCTTTCTGGCTGGCAGCGGACTCAATGTTACCTGCATTAACTGCATGGTGACACAGCTGTTTGAACCCGATGACAAGCGCCGCGAGGCCGCGTTCCTATGGAATTATAGCGGTATGAACATAGGCTTTTTCGTTGGCTTTACCATCGGTGGCTATTTCCATCTCCATCAGGCTTATCACCAGCTTTTCCTGTTAAGCGCCCTGGGTAATCTGATCGCACTGGTCCTGACGCTGTATAACTGGAAATTGCTGAAAGACAGGGATACCACTTTTGTGGATGCCGTGGATGCCGCAAAAAAGAAAGCTCGGCTGATCGGTATCGGTATAGTCATCGCACTGGTCTTTGCATTGCGCGGTTTATTGAATCAGACTGCCTTATCCAATCAGCTTATCCTGATTATCGGCGCAGCCATGCTCGCGTTGATTATCGTGTTAACCCTGAAGCAGCCAGGCCACGCTGAAAAAAACAAAATGTCTGCCTACATTATTCTGGCGCTCGCTTCGCTGATCTTCTGGGCCTTGTATCAGCTTGCTCCCATGGGGCTTAATCTTTTCATTGAAAGAAACGTTGACCGTCATTTCCTCGGCATTCTGATCGCACCGCAGTGGGTACAAAATATTAACACCGTTGTGATTATTTTTGGCGGCCCGTTATTGAGCGTTGTGTTTTCCAACATGCGCGAACGCGGCATCAATATCAACATCCCCTTACAGTTTTCATTTGCCCTTTTATTAATTGGTATTGCTTTTGCCATCCTGCCTGTTGGGATCGGCATGGCGAATGCCCAGGGGTACACCAACTTTAATTGGGTACTGGTCAGCTACGTTCTGCAAAGCGTGGGCGAACTCTTTATTTCTCCCATTGGCTATGCCATGGTTGGTCAATTGGCTCCCCTGCGGTTGCGTGGCCTAATGATGGGCATGTGGATGATGATTACCGGTGTGGCAGCCATTCTTTCCGATCACTTTTCCAAAATGGCGTTGGGTTCAACCGAATCCATTGATCCGCTGGTAACAAACGCTAGCTACAGCCATACCTTTGGCATGTTAGGCTGGAGCGCTATCGTCATAGGTATTGCGCTCCTTGCTGCCACCCCTGTTGTGGCTCGTCTTACCCAAGAAAAAAAAAGTATAGCGTTTAAAACAGATCTGAAATTACAGGAAGACGCGGCGGGGTAA
- a CDS encoding MFS transporter yields MDDREHVIKGRQIVARLDRLPVWPYPFHFLLIVGIGFFFGFFDILTIGFALPRIEQSFNVSLDQATWTITSSLIGYIIGSFMISRIADLYGRKWGLIFSILFFSIGSFACAASFNLSWLIFWRFITGMGIGAEIATVTAFMEEVSPAAIRGRSTCTAIAFGMFGFAIVPFISYLLVPNFIVGWRILFVIGGIAGICIFYTRRHLPDSPRWLVIHNQLDQAEAIVARAEQIARQKYGELPEPGPISDQPMIRDTRLLNQLSASLLKRIVLFVLVWFFYYIGNYAWLTLAPSLLIKQGFDLSKSIGFIALSSFGFIVGSLISIFLSEKLERKWLAIIIALVWSLALFIIGWYPQPIVIVIAGFIATTTIATIIPILYIYTGENFPTRIRTTSLSITDGLGHLGGAFCGQIIFTFSHFISSNAYDFSNAFIIMAITGIITAILLLPGMKMTQRSLSDLAK; encoded by the coding sequence ATGGATGATAGAGAACATGTTATCAAGGGACGCCAAATCGTCGCTCGCCTCGATCGCCTTCCCGTATGGCCCTATCCCTTTCATTTCCTTCTGATTGTAGGAATCGGATTTTTCTTTGGATTTTTTGACATTCTAACGATTGGGTTTGCACTGCCGCGCATTGAGCAGAGTTTTAATGTCAGTCTGGACCAGGCTACCTGGACCATCACCAGTAGTTTGATTGGTTATATCATTGGCTCTTTTATGATTAGCCGTATTGCTGATCTATACGGACGAAAATGGGGTCTTATTTTTTCTATTTTATTTTTTTCCATTGGGTCTTTCGCCTGTGCAGCCAGTTTTAATTTGTCATGGCTCATCTTCTGGCGCTTCATCACAGGAATGGGCATTGGGGCCGAAATTGCAACAGTCACTGCTTTTATGGAAGAAGTGTCCCCTGCAGCCATTCGGGGGCGATCTACCTGCACGGCCATTGCCTTTGGGATGTTTGGGTTTGCCATCGTCCCTTTTATTTCCTATCTGCTAGTGCCAAACTTTATAGTAGGCTGGCGGATCCTGTTCGTGATTGGCGGTATTGCCGGCATCTGCATTTTTTATACGCGCCGCCATTTACCCGATTCGCCACGCTGGTTGGTTATTCATAACCAACTTGACCAGGCAGAAGCAATTGTCGCCCGTGCAGAGCAGATAGCGCGGCAAAAATACGGGGAATTACCTGAACCGGGCCCCATCAGTGATCAACCCATGATACGGGATACTCGCTTACTCAATCAGCTTTCCGCTTCTTTATTAAAACGTATCGTCCTTTTTGTGTTGGTATGGTTTTTTTATTACATTGGCAACTATGCCTGGCTGACACTCGCCCCCAGTCTTCTGATCAAGCAGGGATTTGATCTGTCAAAAAGTATAGGTTTTATTGCCCTTTCGTCATTTGGATTTATTGTGGGTTCGCTCATTTCCATTTTTCTTAGTGAAAAACTTGAACGCAAGTGGTTAGCCATCATTATCGCTCTTGTCTGGTCTCTAGCCCTCTTCATAATTGGCTGGTATCCACAGCCGATCGTTATTGTGATAGCTGGCTTTATAGCAACTACCACGATCGCTACGATTATTCCCATTTTGTATATCTATACGGGAGAAAATTTTCCCACGCGTATTCGCACGACCAGTCTCTCCATTACTGATGGCCTAGGCCACTTGGGTGGCGCATTTTGCGGACAAATTATCTTTACATTTTCCCACTTCATCAGCAGTAATGCCTATGATTTCAGCAATGCGTTTATCATCATGGCGATTACCGGCATTATCACTGCCATCCTGCTTTTGCCAGGCATGAAAATGACGCAACGTAGTTTAAGTGATTTAGCGAAATAA
- a CDS encoding helix-turn-helix domain-containing protein — MPQSAKHFAQRLNSCLDDTDAPPHVRERAAILSKMLDIPKHQAWSLLEGQLLPDADLLQRIANEFEVDPAWLSGDK, encoded by the coding sequence GTGCCACAGAGTGCAAAACACTTTGCCCAAAGGTTAAATAGCTGTCTGGATGACACAGACGCACCTCCCCACGTTCGTGAGCGCGCTGCGATCTTAAGCAAAATGCTCGATATCCCCAAACATCAAGCCTGGAGCCTACTGGAAGGCCAGCTACTGCCGGATGCAGATCTTTTGCAAAGAATTGCAAATGAATTCGAGGTTGATCCTGCATGGTTAAGCGGAGATAAATAA
- a CDS encoding class I adenylate-forming enzyme family protein, whose protein sequence is MLQNTLVKLAALKEAHLIYESNIITAVQLVSRTAEIIAQLRDAKNPLKSIAFYLPNSPELICWQLACFHLGIMIVPIIYEHEPAYVEKVLHLTAPSLLMTTSNKGNQLSQMPCPVQMNDDRYDAVLTAKPITNLPHSTVSAEQTAMIIFSSGSTGTLKGIMHSYQSAYEFIQLLAEVLDAGKNLVYLVAQPMGHIGGITTTLLALLHDGQAILLEQFNCESYINAMARYQPTHINLHTPLFYELLHLPDLDKRAFSRIQSCFAGGDDIPRQLPAQFTAKTGAPMRIGYGMTEIGIVIVNKNPYGLHAGSSGRTIPQAMVELRDEHGKRVVQGEVGEIWVKSPACCKGYWQMPDLNQRSFDNGWFRTGDLASEDKEGYFWFKGRASQVIHSDNHIIYPQVIEQILFDCSAVKSAAVIAINDNLSNEIPVAFVELTHYHAHHEHVHDALMRILASELAAWEMPRKLFILDKMPLNTTGKIDRIALKKLTGE, encoded by the coding sequence ATGCTGCAAAATACTTTAGTCAAACTGGCGGCGCTAAAAGAAGCCCACCTTATTTATGAATCCAATATTATTACTGCTGTACAGTTAGTCTCCCGAACTGCCGAAATAATCGCCCAACTACGTGACGCCAAAAATCCCTTAAAGAGTATCGCCTTTTATCTACCCAATTCCCCAGAATTAATTTGTTGGCAACTAGCGTGTTTCCATCTTGGCATCATGATTGTTCCTATTATTTACGAACATGAGCCAGCGTATGTAGAAAAGGTATTGCATCTGACGGCACCTTCGCTGTTAATGACGACGTCCAATAAAGGCAATCAGCTATCGCAAATGCCTTGCCCGGTTCAAATGAATGATGATCGATATGATGCTGTTTTAACGGCAAAACCCATCACGAACTTGCCGCATTCGACCGTATCCGCGGAACAAACCGCCATGATTATTTTTTCTTCCGGCTCAACCGGCACACTGAAAGGCATCATGCATAGCTATCAAAGTGCTTACGAGTTTATTCAGCTATTGGCGGAAGTACTGGATGCCGGCAAAAATCTGGTTTATCTCGTCGCTCAACCAATGGGGCATATCGGCGGTATCACGACTACGCTGTTAGCATTGCTTCACGATGGCCAGGCTATTCTGCTGGAGCAATTCAATTGTGAATCTTATATTAATGCCATGGCACGTTACCAGCCAACGCATATCAACCTGCATACACCATTATTTTATGAATTGCTTCACCTTCCCGATCTGGATAAACGGGCATTTAGTCGCATTCAATCCTGTTTTGCAGGCGGCGATGATATACCCCGTCAATTGCCCGCGCAATTTACTGCTAAAACAGGAGCCCCTATGCGTATCGGCTATGGGATGACCGAAATCGGTATTGTCATCGTGAACAAAAATCCTTACGGATTGCACGCTGGTTCATCCGGCAGAACAATCCCGCAAGCGATGGTTGAGTTGCGAGATGAGCACGGCAAACGAGTTGTCCAAGGCGAAGTTGGAGAAATCTGGGTTAAATCCCCGGCTTGCTGCAAAGGTTACTGGCAAATGCCGGATCTTAATCAACGCAGTTTTGACAATGGCTGGTTTCGCACCGGTGATCTCGCGTCAGAAGACAAGGAAGGTTATTTCTGGTTCAAAGGAAGAGCAAGCCAGGTGATACACAGCGATAATCATATTATTTACCCGCAAGTGATTGAGCAGATATTATTTGATTGCAGCGCAGTAAAGTCTGCGGCCGTTATTGCTATCAATGATAACTTATCAAATGAAATTCCTGTGGCATTTGTTGAACTTACTCATTACCATGCCCATCATGAACATGTGCATGATGCATTAATGCGCATACTGGCATCCGAACTTGCGGCATGGGAAATGCCACGAAAACTTTTTATTCTCGACAAAATGCCGCTTAATACGACTGGCAAGATTGATAGAATTGCCTTAAAAAAATTGACGGGGGAATAA
- a CDS encoding Hpt domain-containing protein, protein MDLDHLPVIDNELGMKLAGNRQELADEILGMFMKTLPAEMATIRQLYQDRYYGELLQRVHKLHGAICYCGLPRLKIVIAQLESELKNNIMIDLPSLFDQLQAETNLLLEHYSHQHSQMLE, encoded by the coding sequence ATGGACCTTGACCACCTTCCTGTCATTGATAATGAGCTTGGGATGAAGCTAGCTGGCAACAGACAAGAGCTGGCAGATGAAATACTGGGCATGTTTATGAAAACCTTACCGGCAGAAATGGCCACCATTCGCCAGCTTTATCAGGACCGCTACTACGGAGAACTACTGCAAAGGGTGCATAAACTCCATGGAGCTATCTGCTATTGTGGGCTTCCCCGCTTAAAAATTGTCATCGCACAGCTTGAATCGGAACTTAAAAATAATATAATGATTGATCTACCATCTCTTTTCGATCAGCTTCAGGCTGAAACTAATCTTTTACTTGAGCACTATTCCCACCAACACTCCCAAATGCTCGAGTAA